In Mycobacterium tuberculosis H37Rv, a single window of DNA contains:
- the echA14 gene encoding enoyl-CoA hydratase EchA14 (enoyl hydrase (unsaturated acyl-CoA hydratase) (crotonase)), translated as MAQYDPVLLSVDKHVALITVNDPDRRNAVTDEMSAQLRAAIQRAEGDPDVHAVVVTGAGKAFCAGADLSALGAGVGDPAEPRLLRLYDGFMAVSSCNLPTIAAVNGAAVGAGLNLALAADVRIAGPAALFDARFQKLGLHPGGGATWMLQRAVGPQVARAALLFGMCFDAESAVRHGLALMVADDPVTAALELAAGPAAAPREVVLASKATMRATASPGSLDLEQHELAKRLELGPQAKSVQSPEFAARLAAAQHR; from the coding sequence ATGGCCCAATACGACCCGGTCTTGCTCAGCGTCGACAAGCACGTTGCGCTCATCACGGTCAACGACCCGGACCGACGGAACGCCGTCACCGACGAGATGTCGGCGCAGTTGCGTGCGGCGATCCAACGCGCCGAAGGCGACCCCGACGTACACGCCGTAGTCGTGACCGGGGCGGGCAAGGCCTTCTGCGCCGGGGCCGACCTGAGTGCGCTGGGCGCCGGGGTCGGCGATCCAGCCGAGCCGAGATTGTTACGGCTCTACGACGGTTTCATGGCCGTCAGTAGTTGTAATCTGCCCACCATCGCCGCGGTCAACGGCGCGGCTGTGGGCGCCGGACTCAATCTGGCGTTGGCCGCCGATGTGCGCATCGCCGGACCGGCCGCATTGTTCGACGCCCGCTTCCAAAAGCTGGGACTGCATCCAGGTGGCGGCGCAACCTGGATGCTGCAGCGAGCGGTGGGTCCGCAGGTCGCCCGTGCGGCCTTATTGTTCGGCATGTGCTTCGACGCCGAATCCGCTGTGCGGCACGGCTTGGCGCTAATGGTTGCCGACGATCCCGTCACCGCGGCGCTGGAGCTGGCCGCCGGGCCCGCAGCCGCCCCGCGCGAGGTCGTGCTGGCGAGCAAAGCCACCATGCGCGCCACAGCCAGCCCCGGATCGCTGGACCTTGAGCAACACGAACTCGCCAAACGCTTAGAACTTGGGCCGCAGGCGAAATCGGTCCAGTCGCCCGAGTTCGCCGCTCGCTTGGCTGCCGCTCAACACAGGTAG